One window of the Trifolium pratense cultivar HEN17-A07 linkage group LG2, ARS_RC_1.1, whole genome shotgun sequence genome contains the following:
- the LOC123905447 gene encoding nuclear exosome regulator NRDE2 isoform X2 — MDPSQPLPAEETTAPPSSDAAKSSLFPVFPVTNSSLQITTSSVPQWLSNSSFTTDISVIKDDVASLLNRETAHSPSPDDDSEENRPQEKSLPPTYAILESSESDGEGIGREEKKRSKRRKKKRKRDRSSERSGFDGYGSRKSRIRAWADSEANTAKEYYFDSHGDRDNLAFGCIYRMDIARHKPYNPLNLSGRHSKGLYWWNQSGSLGEKDGDIDALDDKMKSAGRYWSGKYMALERHKSFKRIRLVAPKLSPHTAQDEFIPLSDIGSSHGAVDSESDSKISSPLEESWEDEMLNKTREFNKLTREHPHDENVWLAFAEFQDRVAGMQRQKGARLQRLEKKISLLEKAVELNPENENLLLCLLKSYQTRDSSDVLIGRWEKILLQHSGSYKLWSEFLHVVQRNFSKFKVSVVRKMYAHAIEALSASCSKHSRQAHQADDSSLDPAIVQQELRLVDIFLSLCRFEWQAGYREVATALFQAEIEFSLFCPPLLLTEQSKQRLFEHFWNSDGARVGEEGALGWSTWLEKEEETRQRVIKEELSHENEGGGWTGWSEPFSKDKEGITNFENESNNDLVMEDNQDEDEYKDAVPEDDTENLLKLLGIDINAGDGGEVNDTLTWIKWSEEESSRDCDQWMPVRRKSDTTSSTSEALKTEEEEQLSRIILYEDVNEYLFTLNTKEAKLYLVSQFIGFYGGKMSQLVCTNSPTWIENILSLEDLPDSILEKLKCIHNVLTKAQNIPTGFTLDFLLGSFMRNADMLKFVRNAVLLCLTVFRRNHILEEAVLICEELYVTKMNSSNCLVTPCRALAKSLLKSDRKDVLLCGVYAQREANYGNIDLARKVFDMALLSVEGIPEEIQSSAPLLYFWYAEVELANNNDDGHESSYRAIHILSCLGNGTKYTPFKGQASSMQLLRARQGFKEKLRTILSSWVRGIINDQSVALVCSASLFEELTTGCDAGIEVLDQAFTMVLPERRSHSYQLEFLFNFYTRMLQRHQKQSSLMNVWESFSQGLQMYPFSPELLKGVVEVGHFHTTSNKLRRVLDECCYKKPSVVTWLFALSYEMSKGGSHHRIRGLFERAVSNDMLCSSVVLWRCYIGYELNIAHDPSAARRIFFRAIHACPWSKRLWLDGFLKLNSVLTGKELSDLQEVMRDKELNLRTDIYEILLQES; from the exons ATGGACCCTTCGCAACCGCTTCCGGCGGAAGAAACGACGGCGCCACCGTCCTCTGACGCAGCAAAATCTTCACTATTCCCTGTCTTCCCTGTCACAAACTCTTCTCTTCAAATCACTACTTCTTCGGTTCCACAATGGCTCAGTAATTCGAGCTTCACCACCGACATCTCCGTTATCAAAGACGACGTTGCTTCGCTGCTCAACCGCGAAACCGCCCACTCGCCGTCACCAGACGACGACAGCGAAGAAAATCGACCTCAGGAGAAGTCTTTGCCTCCTACCTATGCGATTCTTGAATCTTCGGAATCTGATGGAGAAGGAATTGGGAGAGAGGAGAAGAAGAGAAGcaagaggaggaagaagaagaggaagcgTGATCGGTCCTCTGAGAGAAGTGGATTTGACGGTTACGGTTCGAGGAAGTCGCGCATTAGAGCTTGGGCTGATTCTGAGGCTAACACTGCCAAAGAGTATTACTTTGATTCTCATGGCGATCGTGATAATCTCGCGTTTGGGTGTATTTACAG AATGGATATTGCCCGGCACAAGCCGTATAATCCCTTGAATTTATCTGGGCGACATTCTAAAGGTTTGTATTGGTGGAATCAAAGTGGTTCACTTGGAGAAAAAGATGGCGATATTGATGCTTTAGATGATAAAATGAAATCTGCTGGGCGATACTGGTCTGGAAAGTATATGGCTTTAGAACGACATAAAAGCTTCAAGCGCATTCGTCTTGTTGCTCCAAAATTGTCTCCTCATACAGCACAAGATGAGTTTATACCTTTATCAGACATTGGTTCATCTCATGGAGCTGTTGACAGTGAATCCGACTCTAAAATTTCATCACCACTTGAAGAGTCATGGGAAGACGAAATGTTAAATAAAACTAGGGAGTTTAACAAACTAACAAGGGAGCACCCCCATGATGAAAACGTTTGGTTAGCTTTTGCAGAGTTCCAAGATAGGGTTGCAGGAATGCAACGACAGAAAGGTGCTCGCTTGCAAAGACTTGAAAAGAAAATTAGCCTTCTGGAGAAGGCAGTTGAGCTTAACCCAGAGAATGAAAATCTATTACTTTGCCTTTTAAAATCTTATCAAACAAGAGACAGTTCAGATGTGCTAATTGGGAGATGGGAGAAGATACTTTTGCAGCATTCTGGAAGTTACAAGTTATGGAGTGAGTTCTTGCATGTTGTTCAGAGAAATTTCTCCAAATTCAAGGTTTCAGTGGTTAGGAAGATGTATGCCCATGCTATTGAAGCTCTGTCTGCTTCATGCAGCAAGCACTCTAGGCAG GCTCATCAAGCTGATGATTCTTCACTGGATCCTGCAATTGTTCAGCAAGAACTTCGTCTTGTGGACATATTTCTCAGTCTTTGCAGATTTGAGTGGCAAGCTGGTTATAGAGAAGTTGCCACTGCTTTATTTCAGGCTGAAATTGAGTTTAGTTTATTTTGTCCACCTTTGCTACTCACAGAGCAGAGTAAGCAAAGACTGTTTGAACATTTTTGGAATAGTGATGGTGCTAGAGTTGGAGAAGAAGGGGCTCTCGGTTGGTCCACATGGTTGGAGAAAGAGGAGGAAACTAGGCAACGAGTCATCAAAGAGGAGCTCTCACATGAAAATGAAGGCGGAGGTTGGACTGGTTGGTCAGAACCATTTTCTAAAGATAAGGAGGGTATAACCAATTTTGAAAATGAATCTAATAATGATTTGGTTATGGAGGATAATCAAGATGAAGATGAATATAAGGATGCTGTGCCCGAAGATGATACCGAGAATTTGCTAAAGCTACTGGGAATTGATATTAATGCTGGGGACGGTGGCGAAGTTAATGACACTTTGACCTGGATCAAATGGTCAGAAGAAGAGTCTTCTAGAGATTGTGATCAGTGGATGCCGGTTCGAAGGAAGTCAG ATACAACCTCTTCTACTAGTGAAGCACTCAAAACAGAGGAAGAGGAGCAACTCTCGAGAATCATATTGTATGAAGATGTAAATGAATACCTATTCACCTTGAACACAAAAGAGGCTAAACTATATTTGGTGTCTCAATTCATCGGCTTCTATGGTGGCAAGATGTCTCAATT GGTTTGCACAAACAGTCCAACATGGATAGAGAACATACTTAGCTTGGAGGATCTACCAGATTCTATTTTAGAGAAGTTGAAATGCATCCATAACGTTTTGACAAAAGCACAGAACATTCCTACTGGTTTCACTTTAGATTTCCTATTAGGAAGTTTCATGAGGAACGCTGATATGTTGAAATTTGTACGGAATGCAGTCTTACTGTGTTTAACTGTTTTTCGGCGTAATCACATTTTGGAAGAAGCAGTCCTTATATGCGAAGAGCTTTATGTTACGAAAATGAATTCTTCTAACTGTTTGGTTACACCATGTCGAGCTTTAGCAAAGTCTCTCTTAAAAAGTGATAGAAAG GATGTTTTGTTGTGTGGTGTATATGCACAAAGAGAGGCTAATTATGGCAACATTGATCTTGCAAGAAAGGTGTTTGACATGGCATTGTTATCTGTGGAAGGGATCCCTGAG GAGATACAGTCCAGTGCACCTCTTCTTTATTTCTGGTATGCTGAGGTGGAGCTTGCCAATAACAACGATGATGGTCACGAGTCTTCATATCGTGCTATACATATATTGTCTTGCTTAGGAAATGGTACAAAATACACCCCATTTAAAGGTCAAGCATCAAGTATGCAATTGCTTAGAGCGCGTCAAGGATTTAAAGAAAAACTGAGAACAATTTTATCATCTTGGGTTCGTGGTATAATAAATGACCAATCTGTTGCTCTGGTATGTTCTGCTTCATTGTTTGAGGAGCTAACCACCGGATGTGATGCGGGCATTGAAGTTTTGGATCAAGCTTTTACAATGGTGCTTCCAG AAAGGAGAAGCCATAGCTATCAACTTGAATTTTTGTTCAACTTTTACACAAGGATGCTTCAGAGACATCAGAAGCAATCAAGTCTAATGAACGTTTGGGAATCCTTCTCCCAGGGGCTCCAGATGTATCCCTTTAGTCCAGAACTTTTAAAAGGTGTAGTGGAGGTTGGCCACTTTCATACAACGTCTAATAAATTGCGGCGGGTCCTAGATGAATGTTGTTACAA AAAACCATCCGTCGTCACCTGGCTTTTTGCATTGTCGTACGAGATGTCTAAAGGTGGTTCACACCACAGAATCCGTGGCTTGTTCGAAAGGGCAGTGAGTAATGATATGCTTTGCAGCTCAGTTGTACTGTGGCGTTGCTACATTGGCTATGAATTGAACATTGCACATGATCCTTCTGCAGCTCGACGTATTTTCTTTCGTGCAATCCATGCCTGCCCCTG GTCAAAACGGCTATGGTTGGATGGATTTCTCAAACTAAATTCTGTCCTTACTGGGAAAGAGCTTTCTGATCTGCAGGAAGTAATGCGGGATAAAGAACTAAATCTAAGAACTGACATTTATGAGATCCTTTTGCAAGAGTCATGA
- the LOC123905447 gene encoding nuclear exosome regulator NRDE2 isoform X3 — protein sequence MDPSQPLPAEETTAPPSSDAAKSSLFPVFPVTNSSLQITTSSVPQWLSNSSFTTDISVIKDDVASLLNRETAHSPSPDDDSEENRPQEKSLPPTYAILESSESDGEGIGREEKKRSKRRKKKRKRDRSSERSGFDGYGSRKSRIRAWADSEANTAKEYYFDSHGDRDNLAFGCIYRMDIARHKPYNPLNLSGRHSKGLYWWNQSGSLGEKDGDIDALDDKMKSAGRYWSGKYMALERHKSFKRIRLVAPKLSPHTAQDEFIPLSDIGSSHGAVDSESDSKISSPLEESWEDEMLNKTREFNKLTREHPHDENVWLAFAEFQDRVAGMQRQKGARLQRLEKKISLLEKAVELNPENENLLLCLLKSYQTRDSSDVLIGRWEKILLQHSGSYKLWSEFLHVVQRNFSKFKVSVVRKMYAHAIEALSASCSKHSRQQAHQADDSSLDPAIVQQELRLVDIFLSLCRFEWQAGYREVATALFQAEIEFSLFCPPLLLTEQSKQRLFEHFWNSDGARVGEEGALGWSTWLEKEEETRQRVIKEELSHENEGGGWTGWSEPFSKDKEGITNFENESNNDLVMEDNQDEDEYKDAVPEDDTENLLKLLGIDINAGDGGEVNDTLTWIKWSEEESSRDCDQWMPVRRKSDTTSSTSEALKTEEEEQLSRIILYEDVNEYLFTLNTKEAKLYLVSQFIGFYGGKMSQLVCTNSPTWIENILSLEDLPDSILEKLKCIHNVLTKAQNIPTGFTLDFLLGSFMRNADMLKFVRNAVLLCLTVFRRNHILEEAVLICEELYVTKMNSSNCLVTPCRALAKSLLKSDRKDVLLCGVYAQREANYGNIDLARKVFDMALLSVEGIPEEIQSSAPLLYFWYAEVELANNNDDGHESSYRAIHILSCLGNGTKYTPFKGQASSMQLLRARQGFKEKLRTILSSWVRGIINDQSVALVCSASLFEELTTGCDAGIEVLDQAFTMVLPERRSHSYQLEFLFNFYTRMLQRHQKQSSLMNVWESFSQGLQMYPFSPELLKGVVEVGHFHTTSNKLRRVLDECCYKSKRLWLDGFLKLNSVLTGKELSDLQEVMRDKELNLRTDIYEILLQES from the exons ATGGACCCTTCGCAACCGCTTCCGGCGGAAGAAACGACGGCGCCACCGTCCTCTGACGCAGCAAAATCTTCACTATTCCCTGTCTTCCCTGTCACAAACTCTTCTCTTCAAATCACTACTTCTTCGGTTCCACAATGGCTCAGTAATTCGAGCTTCACCACCGACATCTCCGTTATCAAAGACGACGTTGCTTCGCTGCTCAACCGCGAAACCGCCCACTCGCCGTCACCAGACGACGACAGCGAAGAAAATCGACCTCAGGAGAAGTCTTTGCCTCCTACCTATGCGATTCTTGAATCTTCGGAATCTGATGGAGAAGGAATTGGGAGAGAGGAGAAGAAGAGAAGcaagaggaggaagaagaagaggaagcgTGATCGGTCCTCTGAGAGAAGTGGATTTGACGGTTACGGTTCGAGGAAGTCGCGCATTAGAGCTTGGGCTGATTCTGAGGCTAACACTGCCAAAGAGTATTACTTTGATTCTCATGGCGATCGTGATAATCTCGCGTTTGGGTGTATTTACAG AATGGATATTGCCCGGCACAAGCCGTATAATCCCTTGAATTTATCTGGGCGACATTCTAAAGGTTTGTATTGGTGGAATCAAAGTGGTTCACTTGGAGAAAAAGATGGCGATATTGATGCTTTAGATGATAAAATGAAATCTGCTGGGCGATACTGGTCTGGAAAGTATATGGCTTTAGAACGACATAAAAGCTTCAAGCGCATTCGTCTTGTTGCTCCAAAATTGTCTCCTCATACAGCACAAGATGAGTTTATACCTTTATCAGACATTGGTTCATCTCATGGAGCTGTTGACAGTGAATCCGACTCTAAAATTTCATCACCACTTGAAGAGTCATGGGAAGACGAAATGTTAAATAAAACTAGGGAGTTTAACAAACTAACAAGGGAGCACCCCCATGATGAAAACGTTTGGTTAGCTTTTGCAGAGTTCCAAGATAGGGTTGCAGGAATGCAACGACAGAAAGGTGCTCGCTTGCAAAGACTTGAAAAGAAAATTAGCCTTCTGGAGAAGGCAGTTGAGCTTAACCCAGAGAATGAAAATCTATTACTTTGCCTTTTAAAATCTTATCAAACAAGAGACAGTTCAGATGTGCTAATTGGGAGATGGGAGAAGATACTTTTGCAGCATTCTGGAAGTTACAAGTTATGGAGTGAGTTCTTGCATGTTGTTCAGAGAAATTTCTCCAAATTCAAGGTTTCAGTGGTTAGGAAGATGTATGCCCATGCTATTGAAGCTCTGTCTGCTTCATGCAGCAAGCACTCTAGGCAG cAGGCTCATCAAGCTGATGATTCTTCACTGGATCCTGCAATTGTTCAGCAAGAACTTCGTCTTGTGGACATATTTCTCAGTCTTTGCAGATTTGAGTGGCAAGCTGGTTATAGAGAAGTTGCCACTGCTTTATTTCAGGCTGAAATTGAGTTTAGTTTATTTTGTCCACCTTTGCTACTCACAGAGCAGAGTAAGCAAAGACTGTTTGAACATTTTTGGAATAGTGATGGTGCTAGAGTTGGAGAAGAAGGGGCTCTCGGTTGGTCCACATGGTTGGAGAAAGAGGAGGAAACTAGGCAACGAGTCATCAAAGAGGAGCTCTCACATGAAAATGAAGGCGGAGGTTGGACTGGTTGGTCAGAACCATTTTCTAAAGATAAGGAGGGTATAACCAATTTTGAAAATGAATCTAATAATGATTTGGTTATGGAGGATAATCAAGATGAAGATGAATATAAGGATGCTGTGCCCGAAGATGATACCGAGAATTTGCTAAAGCTACTGGGAATTGATATTAATGCTGGGGACGGTGGCGAAGTTAATGACACTTTGACCTGGATCAAATGGTCAGAAGAAGAGTCTTCTAGAGATTGTGATCAGTGGATGCCGGTTCGAAGGAAGTCAG ATACAACCTCTTCTACTAGTGAAGCACTCAAAACAGAGGAAGAGGAGCAACTCTCGAGAATCATATTGTATGAAGATGTAAATGAATACCTATTCACCTTGAACACAAAAGAGGCTAAACTATATTTGGTGTCTCAATTCATCGGCTTCTATGGTGGCAAGATGTCTCAATT GGTTTGCACAAACAGTCCAACATGGATAGAGAACATACTTAGCTTGGAGGATCTACCAGATTCTATTTTAGAGAAGTTGAAATGCATCCATAACGTTTTGACAAAAGCACAGAACATTCCTACTGGTTTCACTTTAGATTTCCTATTAGGAAGTTTCATGAGGAACGCTGATATGTTGAAATTTGTACGGAATGCAGTCTTACTGTGTTTAACTGTTTTTCGGCGTAATCACATTTTGGAAGAAGCAGTCCTTATATGCGAAGAGCTTTATGTTACGAAAATGAATTCTTCTAACTGTTTGGTTACACCATGTCGAGCTTTAGCAAAGTCTCTCTTAAAAAGTGATAGAAAG GATGTTTTGTTGTGTGGTGTATATGCACAAAGAGAGGCTAATTATGGCAACATTGATCTTGCAAGAAAGGTGTTTGACATGGCATTGTTATCTGTGGAAGGGATCCCTGAG GAGATACAGTCCAGTGCACCTCTTCTTTATTTCTGGTATGCTGAGGTGGAGCTTGCCAATAACAACGATGATGGTCACGAGTCTTCATATCGTGCTATACATATATTGTCTTGCTTAGGAAATGGTACAAAATACACCCCATTTAAAGGTCAAGCATCAAGTATGCAATTGCTTAGAGCGCGTCAAGGATTTAAAGAAAAACTGAGAACAATTTTATCATCTTGGGTTCGTGGTATAATAAATGACCAATCTGTTGCTCTGGTATGTTCTGCTTCATTGTTTGAGGAGCTAACCACCGGATGTGATGCGGGCATTGAAGTTTTGGATCAAGCTTTTACAATGGTGCTTCCAG AAAGGAGAAGCCATAGCTATCAACTTGAATTTTTGTTCAACTTTTACACAAGGATGCTTCAGAGACATCAGAAGCAATCAAGTCTAATGAACGTTTGGGAATCCTTCTCCCAGGGGCTCCAGATGTATCCCTTTAGTCCAGAACTTTTAAAAGGTGTAGTGGAGGTTGGCCACTTTCATACAACGTCTAATAAATTGCGGCGGGTCCTAGATGAATGTTGTTACAA GTCAAAACGGCTATGGTTGGATGGATTTCTCAAACTAAATTCTGTCCTTACTGGGAAAGAGCTTTCTGATCTGCAGGAAGTAATGCGGGATAAAGAACTAAATCTAAGAACTGACATTTATGAGATCCTTTTGCAAGAGTCATGA
- the LOC123905447 gene encoding nuclear exosome regulator NRDE2 isoform X1, producing the protein MDPSQPLPAEETTAPPSSDAAKSSLFPVFPVTNSSLQITTSSVPQWLSNSSFTTDISVIKDDVASLLNRETAHSPSPDDDSEENRPQEKSLPPTYAILESSESDGEGIGREEKKRSKRRKKKRKRDRSSERSGFDGYGSRKSRIRAWADSEANTAKEYYFDSHGDRDNLAFGCIYRMDIARHKPYNPLNLSGRHSKGLYWWNQSGSLGEKDGDIDALDDKMKSAGRYWSGKYMALERHKSFKRIRLVAPKLSPHTAQDEFIPLSDIGSSHGAVDSESDSKISSPLEESWEDEMLNKTREFNKLTREHPHDENVWLAFAEFQDRVAGMQRQKGARLQRLEKKISLLEKAVELNPENENLLLCLLKSYQTRDSSDVLIGRWEKILLQHSGSYKLWSEFLHVVQRNFSKFKVSVVRKMYAHAIEALSASCSKHSRQQAHQADDSSLDPAIVQQELRLVDIFLSLCRFEWQAGYREVATALFQAEIEFSLFCPPLLLTEQSKQRLFEHFWNSDGARVGEEGALGWSTWLEKEEETRQRVIKEELSHENEGGGWTGWSEPFSKDKEGITNFENESNNDLVMEDNQDEDEYKDAVPEDDTENLLKLLGIDINAGDGGEVNDTLTWIKWSEEESSRDCDQWMPVRRKSDTTSSTSEALKTEEEEQLSRIILYEDVNEYLFTLNTKEAKLYLVSQFIGFYGGKMSQLVCTNSPTWIENILSLEDLPDSILEKLKCIHNVLTKAQNIPTGFTLDFLLGSFMRNADMLKFVRNAVLLCLTVFRRNHILEEAVLICEELYVTKMNSSNCLVTPCRALAKSLLKSDRKDVLLCGVYAQREANYGNIDLARKVFDMALLSVEGIPEEIQSSAPLLYFWYAEVELANNNDDGHESSYRAIHILSCLGNGTKYTPFKGQASSMQLLRARQGFKEKLRTILSSWVRGIINDQSVALVCSASLFEELTTGCDAGIEVLDQAFTMVLPERRSHSYQLEFLFNFYTRMLQRHQKQSSLMNVWESFSQGLQMYPFSPELLKGVVEVGHFHTTSNKLRRVLDECCYKKPSVVTWLFALSYEMSKGGSHHRIRGLFERAVSNDMLCSSVVLWRCYIGYELNIAHDPSAARRIFFRAIHACPWSKRLWLDGFLKLNSVLTGKELSDLQEVMRDKELNLRTDIYEILLQES; encoded by the exons ATGGACCCTTCGCAACCGCTTCCGGCGGAAGAAACGACGGCGCCACCGTCCTCTGACGCAGCAAAATCTTCACTATTCCCTGTCTTCCCTGTCACAAACTCTTCTCTTCAAATCACTACTTCTTCGGTTCCACAATGGCTCAGTAATTCGAGCTTCACCACCGACATCTCCGTTATCAAAGACGACGTTGCTTCGCTGCTCAACCGCGAAACCGCCCACTCGCCGTCACCAGACGACGACAGCGAAGAAAATCGACCTCAGGAGAAGTCTTTGCCTCCTACCTATGCGATTCTTGAATCTTCGGAATCTGATGGAGAAGGAATTGGGAGAGAGGAGAAGAAGAGAAGcaagaggaggaagaagaagaggaagcgTGATCGGTCCTCTGAGAGAAGTGGATTTGACGGTTACGGTTCGAGGAAGTCGCGCATTAGAGCTTGGGCTGATTCTGAGGCTAACACTGCCAAAGAGTATTACTTTGATTCTCATGGCGATCGTGATAATCTCGCGTTTGGGTGTATTTACAG AATGGATATTGCCCGGCACAAGCCGTATAATCCCTTGAATTTATCTGGGCGACATTCTAAAGGTTTGTATTGGTGGAATCAAAGTGGTTCACTTGGAGAAAAAGATGGCGATATTGATGCTTTAGATGATAAAATGAAATCTGCTGGGCGATACTGGTCTGGAAAGTATATGGCTTTAGAACGACATAAAAGCTTCAAGCGCATTCGTCTTGTTGCTCCAAAATTGTCTCCTCATACAGCACAAGATGAGTTTATACCTTTATCAGACATTGGTTCATCTCATGGAGCTGTTGACAGTGAATCCGACTCTAAAATTTCATCACCACTTGAAGAGTCATGGGAAGACGAAATGTTAAATAAAACTAGGGAGTTTAACAAACTAACAAGGGAGCACCCCCATGATGAAAACGTTTGGTTAGCTTTTGCAGAGTTCCAAGATAGGGTTGCAGGAATGCAACGACAGAAAGGTGCTCGCTTGCAAAGACTTGAAAAGAAAATTAGCCTTCTGGAGAAGGCAGTTGAGCTTAACCCAGAGAATGAAAATCTATTACTTTGCCTTTTAAAATCTTATCAAACAAGAGACAGTTCAGATGTGCTAATTGGGAGATGGGAGAAGATACTTTTGCAGCATTCTGGAAGTTACAAGTTATGGAGTGAGTTCTTGCATGTTGTTCAGAGAAATTTCTCCAAATTCAAGGTTTCAGTGGTTAGGAAGATGTATGCCCATGCTATTGAAGCTCTGTCTGCTTCATGCAGCAAGCACTCTAGGCAG cAGGCTCATCAAGCTGATGATTCTTCACTGGATCCTGCAATTGTTCAGCAAGAACTTCGTCTTGTGGACATATTTCTCAGTCTTTGCAGATTTGAGTGGCAAGCTGGTTATAGAGAAGTTGCCACTGCTTTATTTCAGGCTGAAATTGAGTTTAGTTTATTTTGTCCACCTTTGCTACTCACAGAGCAGAGTAAGCAAAGACTGTTTGAACATTTTTGGAATAGTGATGGTGCTAGAGTTGGAGAAGAAGGGGCTCTCGGTTGGTCCACATGGTTGGAGAAAGAGGAGGAAACTAGGCAACGAGTCATCAAAGAGGAGCTCTCACATGAAAATGAAGGCGGAGGTTGGACTGGTTGGTCAGAACCATTTTCTAAAGATAAGGAGGGTATAACCAATTTTGAAAATGAATCTAATAATGATTTGGTTATGGAGGATAATCAAGATGAAGATGAATATAAGGATGCTGTGCCCGAAGATGATACCGAGAATTTGCTAAAGCTACTGGGAATTGATATTAATGCTGGGGACGGTGGCGAAGTTAATGACACTTTGACCTGGATCAAATGGTCAGAAGAAGAGTCTTCTAGAGATTGTGATCAGTGGATGCCGGTTCGAAGGAAGTCAG ATACAACCTCTTCTACTAGTGAAGCACTCAAAACAGAGGAAGAGGAGCAACTCTCGAGAATCATATTGTATGAAGATGTAAATGAATACCTATTCACCTTGAACACAAAAGAGGCTAAACTATATTTGGTGTCTCAATTCATCGGCTTCTATGGTGGCAAGATGTCTCAATT GGTTTGCACAAACAGTCCAACATGGATAGAGAACATACTTAGCTTGGAGGATCTACCAGATTCTATTTTAGAGAAGTTGAAATGCATCCATAACGTTTTGACAAAAGCACAGAACATTCCTACTGGTTTCACTTTAGATTTCCTATTAGGAAGTTTCATGAGGAACGCTGATATGTTGAAATTTGTACGGAATGCAGTCTTACTGTGTTTAACTGTTTTTCGGCGTAATCACATTTTGGAAGAAGCAGTCCTTATATGCGAAGAGCTTTATGTTACGAAAATGAATTCTTCTAACTGTTTGGTTACACCATGTCGAGCTTTAGCAAAGTCTCTCTTAAAAAGTGATAGAAAG GATGTTTTGTTGTGTGGTGTATATGCACAAAGAGAGGCTAATTATGGCAACATTGATCTTGCAAGAAAGGTGTTTGACATGGCATTGTTATCTGTGGAAGGGATCCCTGAG GAGATACAGTCCAGTGCACCTCTTCTTTATTTCTGGTATGCTGAGGTGGAGCTTGCCAATAACAACGATGATGGTCACGAGTCTTCATATCGTGCTATACATATATTGTCTTGCTTAGGAAATGGTACAAAATACACCCCATTTAAAGGTCAAGCATCAAGTATGCAATTGCTTAGAGCGCGTCAAGGATTTAAAGAAAAACTGAGAACAATTTTATCATCTTGGGTTCGTGGTATAATAAATGACCAATCTGTTGCTCTGGTATGTTCTGCTTCATTGTTTGAGGAGCTAACCACCGGATGTGATGCGGGCATTGAAGTTTTGGATCAAGCTTTTACAATGGTGCTTCCAG AAAGGAGAAGCCATAGCTATCAACTTGAATTTTTGTTCAACTTTTACACAAGGATGCTTCAGAGACATCAGAAGCAATCAAGTCTAATGAACGTTTGGGAATCCTTCTCCCAGGGGCTCCAGATGTATCCCTTTAGTCCAGAACTTTTAAAAGGTGTAGTGGAGGTTGGCCACTTTCATACAACGTCTAATAAATTGCGGCGGGTCCTAGATGAATGTTGTTACAA AAAACCATCCGTCGTCACCTGGCTTTTTGCATTGTCGTACGAGATGTCTAAAGGTGGTTCACACCACAGAATCCGTGGCTTGTTCGAAAGGGCAGTGAGTAATGATATGCTTTGCAGCTCAGTTGTACTGTGGCGTTGCTACATTGGCTATGAATTGAACATTGCACATGATCCTTCTGCAGCTCGACGTATTTTCTTTCGTGCAATCCATGCCTGCCCCTG GTCAAAACGGCTATGGTTGGATGGATTTCTCAAACTAAATTCTGTCCTTACTGGGAAAGAGCTTTCTGATCTGCAGGAAGTAATGCGGGATAAAGAACTAAATCTAAGAACTGACATTTATGAGATCCTTTTGCAAGAGTCATGA